From the Theobroma cacao cultivar B97-61/B2 chromosome 2, Criollo_cocoa_genome_V2, whole genome shotgun sequence genome, one window contains:
- the LOC18609522 gene encoding uncharacterized protein LOC18609522, whose protein sequence is MDLEGASFLKEKTRNRWCCFGHRRRQHQCTQTETDIAQEPTRGNFSKMASCCCKISPIIPIFVFFLLVSSSICPVYASETGNLHASNQTFRPEEELQKLTIIRKRLKKINKPAVKTIQSPDGDFIDCVLLHHQPAFDHPELKGQKPLDPPERPSGHNPNGMAAEDFQLWSMSGESCPEGTIPIRRTTEQDMLRASSVRRFGRKPRRRVRRDSTSNGHEHAVGYVSGDQYYGAKASINVWAPRVSNQYEFSLSQLWVISGSFGDDLNTIEAGWQVSPELYGDNYARFFTYWTTDAYQATGCYNLLCSGFVQTNNRIAIGAAISPTSSYNGGQFDISLLVWKDPKHGNWWLEFGSGILVGYWPSFLFTHLRDHASMVQFGGEIVNSRPGGFHTSTEMGSGHFAGEGFGKASYFRNLQVVDWDNNLIPLANLRVLADHPNCYDIQGGINRVWGNYFYYGGPGRNVRCP, encoded by the exons ATGGATTTGGAGGGAGCTTCATTTCTAAAGGAAAAAACTAGAAATAGATGGTGCTGTTTCGGTCACAGAAGAAGACAACACCAATGTACACAAACGGAAACCGATATAGCGCAAGAACCAACAAGAGgaaatttctcaaaaatgGCTTCTTGCTGTTGTAAGATCTCACCAATCATTCCCATTTTTgtattctttcttcttgtttcttcttcaatttgtCCTGTCTATGCGTCGGAAACCGGCAATCTCCATGCAAGCAATCAAACTTTCCGGCCAGAAGAAGAGTTACAAAAGTTGACAATAATAAGAAAACGTCTCAAAAAGATCAACAAGCCAGCAGTCAAGACAATTCAG AGTCCAGATGGTGATTTCATAGATTGTGTTTTATTACATCATCAACCAGCCTTTGATCATCCTGAATTAAAAGGACAAAAACCATTG GATCCACCAGAAAGACCAAGTGGTCATAACCCAAATGGGATGGCGGCGGAAGATTTTCAGCTGTGGAGCATGTCTGGTGAATCATGTCCGGAAGGAACAATTCCAATCAGAAGAACAACTGAACAAGACATGTTAAGGGCCAGTTCTGTAAGAAGATTTGGAAGGAAACCGAGAAGACGTGTTAGAAGAGACTCAACTAGCAATGGCCATGAG CATGCAGTTGGGTATGTGAGCGGAGATCAATATTATGGAGCAAAAGCAAGCATAAATGTGTGGGCACCTCGTGTCTCCAATCAATATGAATTCAGCTTATCACAACTGTGGGTCATCTCTGGTTCATTTGGCGACGATCTCAACACCATTGAAGCTGGCTGGCAG GTAAGCCCAGAGCTATATGGGGACAATTATGCTAGATTCTTCACTTATTGGACC ACGGACGCATACCAAGCAACTGGTTGCTATAATTTGCTCTGCTCCGGATTTGTTCAAACTAATAATAGAATAGCAATTGGAGCTGCAATCTCCCCAACATCATCATACAATGGCGGACAATTTGATATCAGCCTCTTGGTTTGGAAG GATCCAAAGCATGGAAATTGGTGGCTGGAATTCGGATCGGGGATCCTGGTAGGATACTGGCCATcattcttgttcactcacctAAGGGATCACGCAAGCATGGTACAATTTGGTGGAGAAATTGTGAACTCAAGGCCAGGAGGCTTTCACACCTCAACAGAAATGGGCAGTGGTCATTTTGCAGGGGAAGGCTTTGGAAAGGCATCGTATTTTCGAAATTTGCAAGTCGTTGATTGGGataataacttaatcccatTGGCAAATCTCCGGGTCCTGGCAGATCATCCAAACTGCTATGATATCCAAGGAGGGATTAATAGAGTGTGGGGGAATTACTTTTACTATGGAGGACCTGGAAGAAATGTTAGGTGTCCCTAA
- the LOC18609525 gene encoding pentatricopeptide repeat-containing protein At1g60770, with product MALMQQLGRTKNVTRRSKKYLEEALYHRLFKDGSSEISVRQQLNQFLKSSKRVYKWEVDDTLKKLRHRKLYYPALKLSETMVTKRGMNKTVSDQAIHLDLVAKAQGIPAAENYFIDLPEALKNHLTYGALLNCYCKELMTEKAEALMEKMKEHNLPLGSMSYNSLMTLYTKIGQPERVPDVIQEMKSCGIMPDSYTYNVWMRALAAMNDISGFERVIDEMKRDAEDDDDWTTYSNIASVYVDAGLFKKAEEALKELEKRNSRRDLSAFHFLITLYGQVGNLLEVYRIWRSLRLSFHKTANVSFLNMIQVLVNLKDLPGAEKCFREWESGCSTYDIRIANALIGAYAKEGLLEKAQELKERARKRGVKPNAKTWEIFLDYYLKNGDIKLAVDCVANAISTGRGDGGKWVPSSKTIGTVMWHFEQEKDVDGAEGFLEILKKAVDHVGEEVFESLIRTYAAAGRTSPVMHHRLKMEKVEVSEASKKLVEVISVE from the exons ATGGCGTTAATGCAACAGTTGGGACGGACCAAGAATGTGACCAGAAGGTCGAAGAAGTACTTAGAAGAGGCACTTTACCACAGGCTTTTTAAGGACGGCAGCTCGGAAATCAGCGTGCGGCAGCAGCTGAATCAGTTCCTCAAGAGCTCCAAGCGCGTCTACAAATGGGAAGTTGACGACACTCTCAAGAAGCTTCGCCATCGCAAGCTCTATTACCCTGCTCTCAAG CTCTCTGAAACAATGGTCACTAAGCGGGGCATGAATAAGACAGTTAGCGATCAGGCTATCCATCTTGATTTGGTTGCCAAAGCTCAAGGGATTCCTGCTGCAGAAAATTACTTTATTGACCTTCCTGAAGCATTGAAGAACCATCTCACTTATGGTGCCCTTCTCAACTGTTACTGTAAGGAATTGATGACTGAAAAAGCAGAAGCTCTAATGGAAAAGATGAAGGAACATAACCTTCCGTTAGGCTCCATGTCTTACAACAGTCTCATGACTCTATACACAAAAATTGGCCAGCCGGAAAGGGTCCCAGATGTTATACAGGAAATGAAGTCGTGTGGTATCATGCCAGATTCCTATACATACAATGTTTGGATGAGGGCTCTGGCTGCTATGAATGATATTTCTGGGTTTGAAAGAGTTATTGACGAAATGAAGAGAGATgctgaagatgatgatgattggACAACATATAGCAATATAGCATCTGTTTATGTGGATGCTGGCTTGTTTAAAAAGGCAGAAGAGGCACTTAAGGAATTGGAAAAGAGAAATTCCCGCAGAGACCTTTCTGCTTTCCATTTTCTAATTACATTGTATGGCCAAGTGGGAAATTTGCTTGAAGTTTATCGAATATGGCGTTCATTGAGGCTGTCTTTTCACAAAACAGCCAATGTAAGCTTTCTGAATATGATTCAGGTACTAGTCAACTTGAAAGATTTACCAGGAGCAGAGAAATGCTTTAGAGAATGGGAATCAGGTTGCTCTACTTATGATATCCGGATTGCAAATGCCTTAATTGGAGCTTATGCCAAGGAGGGTTTGCTAGAGAAAGCTCAAGAGCTGAAGGAGAGGGCTCGCAAGAGAGGGGTGAAGCCTAATGCCAAAACTTGGGAGATCTTTTTGgattattatttgaaaaatggGGACATCAAGCTGGCAGTTGATTGTGTGGCCAATGCTATATCTACCGGCAGAGGAGATGGTGGAAAGTGGGTGCCATCATCTAAAACTATTGGGACAGTTATGTGGCACTTTGAGCAAGAGAAAGATGTTGATGGGGCTGAAGGTTTTCTGGAGATTTTGAAGAAAGCTGTAGATCATGTAGGAGAGGAAGTGTTTGAATCATTGATCAGAACTTATGCAGCTGCTGGAAGGACAAGTCCTGTGATGCATCACCGTTTGAAGATGGAAAAGGTGGAAGTGAGTGAGGCAAGTAAGAAATTGGTTGAAGTGATTTCTGTGGAGTGa